The Lacrimispora xylanolytica genome has a segment encoding these proteins:
- a CDS encoding M13 family metallopeptidase, whose protein sequence is MKRTISLFLALVLALSFILSGCSKKKEADPEETKAQPVNVSGTAESAQSEEERKALATDYYDYVNQKVLSEKEISKDSNQWSYFYDLDKKSYDILDGVLKSAVNDRANAKIGSIQQKIGDFYLTALDMEGRKNAGLQPLNPYIDSIRDAKSVSEYMKALGTVYSDLGVGSLILPQWYEDMKDSSRYALYLNGADIGPGKETLEDESLSELLKNYQAYIEKIMESSGLSQEDAKKAGADILAFQKDLAKSALPLSKQGDPEIIYNPYTPEMLKEMFPDGTIDIFLQAAGLSKQPGLVVTEQEQLKKISGYLNEEFLPLLKNYAVFSLINDFAGYLTPEIRDNYMNWHKIQNGIKETKSDEKLASEMTQDMLGFEFGRLYVEKCFSEKDKEAIKAMAETIIDTYKKQIMALDWMGEKTKEAAVKKLDHMTLKIGYPDQWPDNYKNAEVLSSELGGSLIGNVLSLLKARNEVEKEKVKKPVDKGEWAMTPQTVNAYYNPTGNEIVFPAAILQPPFYDSNALYASNLGGIGMVIAHEVSHAFDSSGSQYDENGNYHVWWTEEDRAKFKELASQVEAYYDSQEGYEGRHVNGAQTLNENIADLGALASITSIAGDDKEALRHLFRQYATIWASKYTPEAMIKRLNTDVHSPAKVRVNAVLSATDGFYFAYPEIKETDGMYVPPEKRVKIW, encoded by the coding sequence ATGAAAAGAACCATCAGCTTATTCCTGGCACTTGTTCTGGCACTGTCATTTATCTTAAGTGGATGCAGCAAAAAAAAGGAGGCTGACCCGGAGGAAACAAAGGCCCAGCCGGTCAATGTCTCCGGAACAGCAGAAAGTGCCCAGTCGGAAGAAGAAAGAAAGGCCCTGGCAACGGATTACTATGATTATGTGAATCAAAAGGTGCTCAGTGAAAAAGAAATCTCAAAGGATTCCAATCAATGGAGCTATTTTTATGATTTGGATAAGAAGTCCTATGATATTTTAGATGGTGTACTAAAAAGTGCAGTCAATGACCGGGCAAATGCAAAGATAGGGTCCATCCAGCAGAAAATTGGGGATTTCTATCTGACAGCTCTTGATATGGAAGGAAGAAAAAATGCCGGTCTTCAACCATTGAACCCTTATATTGACAGTATCAGAGATGCAAAAAGTGTATCAGAATATATGAAGGCATTGGGAACGGTTTATTCCGACTTAGGAGTTGGGAGCCTCATTCTTCCCCAGTGGTATGAGGATATGAAGGATTCCAGCCGCTATGCACTCTATCTAAACGGAGCAGATATTGGACCTGGAAAGGAAACTCTGGAAGATGAGTCCTTATCAGAACTTCTAAAGAATTACCAGGCCTATATAGAAAAGATCATGGAAAGCTCTGGCCTAAGCCAGGAGGATGCGAAAAAAGCGGGAGCAGATATCCTGGCATTTCAAAAGGATCTGGCTAAGAGTGCCCTTCCTTTAAGCAAACAAGGGGACCCGGAAATCATCTATAACCCTTACACACCTGAGATGTTAAAGGAGATGTTCCCAGACGGCACCATAGACATATTCCTGCAGGCAGCCGGACTTTCAAAGCAGCCAGGCCTTGTGGTAACAGAACAAGAACAGTTAAAGAAAATCAGCGGATATTTAAACGAAGAGTTTCTGCCTCTTCTTAAAAATTACGCGGTATTTAGCCTCATCAATGATTTTGCCGGGTATCTGACTCCTGAGATTCGGGATAACTATATGAACTGGCACAAAATCCAGAATGGTATAAAGGAAACAAAATCCGATGAGAAGCTGGCAAGTGAGATGACTCAGGATATGCTTGGTTTTGAATTTGGCCGCCTCTATGTGGAGAAATGCTTTTCAGAAAAAGACAAAGAAGCCATTAAGGCCATGGCAGAAACCATCATTGATACCTATAAGAAGCAAATCATGGCTCTGGACTGGATGGGGGAAAAGACGAAAGAAGCAGCGGTGAAAAAGCTGGACCATATGACCCTTAAAATAGGCTATCCCGACCAATGGCCAGATAATTATAAAAACGCAGAAGTCTTGTCTTCAGAACTGGGAGGAAGTCTTATAGGCAATGTCCTCTCCCTGCTAAAAGCAAGGAATGAGGTGGAAAAAGAGAAGGTGAAAAAGCCGGTGGATAAAGGGGAATGGGCCATGACACCTCAGACGGTCAACGCCTATTATAACCCCACGGGAAATGAAATCGTATTTCCGGCCGCCATATTACAGCCTCCCTTTTATGATTCCAATGCGTTATACGCTTCCAATCTGGGAGGAATTGGTATGGTCATTGCCCATGAGGTCAGCCACGCCTTTGATTCTTCCGGCTCCCAATACGATGAAAATGGAAATTATCATGTATGGTGGACAGAGGAAGACCGAGCCAAATTTAAAGAGCTGGCCAGTCAGGTGGAAGCTTATTATGACAGCCAGGAGGGATATGAGGGCCGCCATGTAAACGGTGCCCAGACCTTAAATGAAAACATCGCTGACTTAGGGGCTCTGGCCAGCATTACAAGCATTGCAGGAGACGACAAAGAAGCCCTGCGCCATCTGTTTCGGCAGTATGCCACCATCTGGGCCTCTAAATACACGCCTGAGGCCATGATTAAGAGACTTAACACAGATGTCCATTCCCCGGCAAAGGTGAGGGTGAACGCAGTGTTAAGTGCCACAGATGGTTTTTACTTCGCTTATCCCGAGATCAAGGAGACAGATGGTATGTACGTCCCCCCGGAGAAACGGGTGAAGATCTGGTAG
- a CDS encoding metal-dependent transcriptional regulator yields MHTNESSENYLEVILVLSKTRPVVRSVDVAEELGFKKSSVSVAMKHLRERNHITVTKEGFIYLTEEGRAIAEMIYERHELLSNWLVTLGVSREIADEDACRIEHVISKESFDALKKHIN; encoded by the coding sequence ATGCATACCAATGAATCATCAGAAAACTACCTGGAAGTCATACTTGTATTAAGCAAGACACGACCTGTGGTAAGATCTGTGGATGTAGCGGAAGAGCTTGGTTTTAAAAAATCCAGTGTCAGCGTTGCTATGAAACATCTTCGTGAACGAAATCACATTACGGTTACAAAAGAAGGATTTATATATCTGACGGAAGAAGGCAGGGCGATTGCAGAGATGATCTATGAAAGACATGAACTTCTATCCAATTGGCTTGTTACCCTTGGAGTATCCAGAGAAATCGCTGACGAAGATGCCTGCCGAATCGAGCATGTCATCAGCAAGGAAAGCTTTGACGCACTGAAAAAACATATTAATTAA
- a CDS encoding FeoA family protein, with the protein MPLTMVKAGEPNVIRKVGGKEETRRFLENLGFVTGGVVTVVSEIGGNMIVNVKDSRVAIGRDMANKIIVG; encoded by the coding sequence ATGCCCTTGACAATGGTAAAAGCTGGAGAACCAAATGTAATCCGTAAAGTCGGAGGAAAAGAAGAAACAAGACGGTTTTTAGAGAACCTGGGATTTGTTACAGGTGGAGTTGTGACTGTTGTTTCTGAAATCGGAGGAAATATGATTGTTAATGTAAAAGATTCCAGAGTGGCAATCGGAAGAGATATGGCCAATAAGATTATTGTAGGCTAG
- a CDS encoding FeoA family protein — protein MTLKEIPVGKTVKVTKLTGEGPVKRRIMDMGITKGVDIFVRKVAPLGDPVEVTVRGYELSLRKADAEMIVVE, from the coding sequence ATGACATTAAAGGAAATCCCAGTAGGAAAAACAGTCAAGGTTACCAAGCTGACAGGTGAGGGCCCTGTGAAACGAAGAATCATGGATATGGGCATCACAAAAGGCGTGGACATTTTTGTAAGGAAGGTCGCACCTCTTGGGGATCCGGTTGAAGTCACCGTAAGAGGATATGAATTATCCCTTCGCAAGGCTGATGCGGAAATGATTGTTGTGGAATAA
- the feoB gene encoding ferrous iron transport protein B: MSIKIALAGNPNCGKTTLFNALTGSNQFVGNWPGVTVEKKEGKLKGHKDVIIMDLPGIYSLSPYTLEEVVARNYLIGERPDAILNIVDGTNIERNLYLSTQLMELGIPVIMAINMMDIVEKNGDKIHISKLSQKLGCEVVEISALKGTGISQAAEKAVALANGKKNTVPVHKFQAELESVLDSIEEKLGNDVPEEQKRFFAIKLLEKDSKIETQLKRVPDVSEEITLIEREMDDDTESIITNERYVYISSIINECYTRSKRDKLTISDKIDRIVTNRFLALPIFAAIMFLVYYASVTTVGGWATDWTNDNLFGEGFSFFGLDVPGIPVIAENILVAVGCADWLQGLILDGIIAGVGAVLGFVPQMLVLFIFLAFLESCGYMARVAFIMDRIFRKFGLSGKSFIPMLIGSGCGVPGIMASRTIENDRDRKMTIMTTTFIPCSAKLPIIALISGALFGGAAWVAPSAYFVGIAAIICSGIILKKTKIFSGDPAPFVMELPAYHMPTVENILRSMWERGWSFIKKAGTIILLATIVVWFTSYFGWVDGQFRLLDTLELDHSILAAVGSTISWLFAPLGWGNWKAAVAAITGLIAKENVVGTFGILYGFAEVAEDGSEIWGTLAGSMTSIAAYSFLVFNLLCAPCFAAMGAIKREMNSARWFWYAVGYQTLLAYVVALCVYQIGTLITTGSFGVFTIVAFALIAGFIFLLVRPGKDSKVSKANFKSVAGAK; the protein is encoded by the coding sequence ATGTCAATTAAGATTGCATTAGCAGGAAATCCAAACTGCGGAAAGACAACGCTGTTTAATGCGCTTACGGGATCAAATCAGTTTGTGGGGAACTGGCCCGGCGTTACGGTTGAGAAAAAGGAAGGAAAGTTAAAGGGTCATAAGGATGTTATCATCATGGATCTTCCTGGAATTTATTCCCTTTCTCCCTATACTCTGGAAGAAGTAGTAGCCAGAAACTACTTAATCGGAGAGAGGCCGGATGCGATTCTTAATATCGTGGACGGAACCAACATCGAACGTAACCTTTACTTATCCACCCAGCTGATGGAACTTGGAATTCCAGTCATTATGGCTATCAACATGATGGATATCGTTGAGAAAAACGGAGACAAGATACATATCAGCAAATTAAGCCAGAAGCTGGGCTGTGAAGTTGTAGAAATCTCCGCTTTAAAGGGAACTGGTATCTCTCAGGCCGCGGAAAAAGCAGTTGCATTAGCCAATGGAAAGAAAAATACAGTTCCGGTACACAAATTTCAGGCGGAGCTTGAAAGCGTATTGGATTCCATCGAGGAAAAGTTAGGAAACGATGTGCCAGAAGAGCAGAAACGTTTCTTTGCAATTAAGCTTTTAGAAAAAGACAGTAAGATCGAAACCCAGTTAAAGCGGGTACCGGATGTATCAGAAGAAATCACCTTAATTGAACGTGAGATGGACGATGATACGGAAAGCATTATTACCAATGAGCGGTATGTGTACATCTCTTCCATTATCAATGAGTGCTACACAAGAAGCAAACGGGATAAGCTTACAATATCTGATAAGATCGACCGGATTGTTACCAACCGGTTTCTTGCTCTGCCTATTTTTGCGGCTATCATGTTCCTCGTATACTATGCATCTGTAACTACCGTCGGCGGCTGGGCTACGGACTGGACCAATGATAACCTGTTTGGTGAAGGCTTTTCCTTCTTTGGCCTTGATGTTCCAGGAATTCCAGTCATAGCAGAAAACATCCTGGTTGCAGTGGGTTGTGCAGACTGGCTTCAGGGATTGATTTTAGATGGTATTATCGCTGGTGTGGGCGCTGTTCTTGGCTTCGTACCTCAGATGTTAGTACTTTTTATATTCCTTGCTTTTCTTGAGAGCTGCGGATATATGGCAAGAGTTGCGTTCATTATGGACCGTATCTTCCGTAAATTCGGTCTTTCTGGAAAATCCTTCATTCCAATGTTGATCGGCAGTGGCTGTGGTGTTCCTGGTATCATGGCTTCCCGTACCATTGAAAATGATCGTGACCGTAAGATGACTATCATGACAACTACTTTTATTCCATGTAGTGCCAAGCTTCCGATTATTGCTCTGATCTCAGGTGCGTTGTTCGGAGGAGCTGCCTGGGTAGCTCCAAGTGCTTACTTTGTTGGAATTGCAGCAATTATCTGTTCCGGTATCATTTTAAAGAAGACAAAGATTTTCTCCGGCGATCCGGCTCCCTTTGTTATGGAGCTTCCGGCATATCACATGCCTACAGTAGAAAATATTTTAAGAAGCATGTGGGAACGTGGCTGGTCCTTTATTAAGAAGGCTGGTACCATCATCCTTCTTGCAACCATCGTAGTATGGTTTACCTCATACTTTGGCTGGGTGGACGGACAGTTCAGACTTCTTGATACCCTTGAACTTGATCACAGCATCCTGGCAGCAGTGGGAAGTACCATCAGCTGGTTATTCGCTCCTCTTGGCTGGGGCAACTGGAAAGCAGCTGTCGCTGCGATCACAGGCCTGATCGCAAAAGAGAACGTAGTAGGAACCTTTGGTATTCTTTACGGTTTTGCAGAAGTGGCAGAAGACGGAAGCGAAATCTGGGGAACTCTTGCAGGAAGCATGACTTCTATCGCTGCTTATTCCTTCCTGGTATTTAATCTTCTCTGCGCTCCCTGCTTTGCTGCTATGGGTGCCATCAAACGAGAGATGAACAGCGCCAGATGGTTCTGGTATGCAGTAGGTTACCAGACGCTCCTCGCTTATGTAGTGGCTCTTTGCGTTTACCAGATTGGTACACTCATTACCACAGGAAGCTTTGGAGTATTTACAATCGTTGCATTTGCATTGATTGCAGGATTTATCTTCCTTCTGGTAAGACCAGGCAAAGACAGTAAAGTTTCAAAAGCAAATTTTAAAAGTGTGGCAGGCGCCAAATAA
- a CDS encoding FeoB-associated Cys-rich membrane protein, whose product MGTVVVLLAVIGAVSLAVRSMVRDKKNGKSIQCGQSCKDCGGHCS is encoded by the coding sequence ATGGGAACAGTGGTTGTACTCTTAGCCGTTATCGGCGCAGTTTCATTGGCAGTCAGAAGCATGGTCCGTGATAAGAAGAACGGAAAATCCATTCAGTGCGGTCAGTCCTGTAAGGACTGCGGAGGACATTGCAGCTAA
- a CDS encoding transcriptional repressor translates to MENRNVISEKRKVTDSRSYRTSKMQKDLIIERLKQKGCRITKQRLTLLDIILEHECSSCKEIYYKASRVDESIGAATVYRMVNVLEEIGAISRKNMYKIAYSETCSMENACTVILDDETTYHLSAKNWNLVVRAGLSACGYLNDQKISSISVKPCECEQAGCY, encoded by the coding sequence ATGGAAAATCGTAATGTAATCAGTGAAAAAAGAAAAGTAACCGACTCCAGAAGCTATCGTACATCTAAAATGCAGAAGGACCTCATTATTGAGCGACTAAAGCAAAAAGGATGCAGAATAACTAAACAGCGCCTCACGCTGCTGGATATAATTCTGGAACATGAGTGCTCCAGCTGTAAAGAGATTTATTACAAAGCGTCGAGAGTGGATGAAAGCATTGGAGCTGCAACGGTTTACCGTATGGTAAATGTGCTGGAAGAGATCGGTGCCATCAGCAGAAAGAACATGTATAAGATTGCTTATTCAGAAACCTGCTCTATGGAAAATGCCTGCACAGTGATTCTTGACGATGAAACCACATATCATTTATCTGCAAAGAACTGGAATCTGGTAGTACGGGCAGGACTATCCGCCTGCGGATATTTAAACGATCAGAAGATTTCTTCTATTTCCGTAAAGCCCTGCGAATGTGAACAGGCCGGATGCTACTAA
- a CDS encoding thiamine-binding protein — protein MNASVAIQTLPEAKNDEDLIRIVDEVIDYIKSTGLTYYVGPFETAIEGDYDELMDIVKECQHIAIRAGAPSVAAYIKVTYRPEGEVLTIDKKVTKHHQ, from the coding sequence ATGAATGCAAGCGTAGCAATTCAAACACTTCCAGAGGCTAAGAATGATGAGGATTTAATCCGTATTGTAGATGAAGTTATTGATTATATTAAAAGCACGGGACTGACTTATTATGTTGGGCCGTTTGAGACTGCCATTGAAGGAGATTATGATGAACTGATGGATATTGTAAAGGAATGCCAGCATATCGCCATTCGTGCAGGCGCTCCTTCTGTGGCCGCTTATATTAAAGTTACCTACCGGCCGGAAGGTGAGGTATTGACCATTGATAAGAAAGTCACAAAGCATCACCAATAA
- a CDS encoding ABC transporter permease, giving the protein MIRKSQSITNKLWSCSAVLGLLLLWQGICSAGIIEAYLLPSPASVGRALITEFPALMEHGKITLKEAFAGLFLGVVLGFFIAVIMDHFHGLYRAIYPVIILTQTIPTVALAPLLVLWFGYEMTPKIILIVLTTFFPVAIGLLSGFQSVDPDEVTLLRSMGAGNVSIFRYIKLPGAMGQFFSSLRISASYAVVGAVISEWLGGFGGLGVYMTRVKKAFAFDKMFAVIILISVISLLLMKGVDYLSKKCMPWEEI; this is encoded by the coding sequence TTGATAAGAAAGTCACAAAGCATCACCAATAAGCTTTGGTCCTGTTCCGCGGTATTGGGGCTTTTGCTCCTGTGGCAGGGGATATGTTCCGCCGGTATCATAGAAGCCTATCTTCTGCCGTCTCCCGCCAGCGTGGGACGTGCACTGATCACGGAGTTTCCGGCACTGATGGAGCATGGGAAGATAACGCTTAAAGAGGCATTTGCAGGACTTTTTCTTGGAGTGGTACTGGGATTTTTTATCGCTGTTATCATGGATCATTTTCATGGACTTTACCGGGCAATTTATCCGGTGATTATACTTACCCAGACCATTCCTACGGTGGCCTTAGCCCCTCTCTTAGTATTGTGGTTTGGTTATGAAATGACACCAAAGATCATACTGATTGTGCTGACCACATTTTTTCCTGTTGCCATCGGACTCCTTTCCGGCTTTCAATCCGTTGATCCGGATGAAGTCACCTTGCTTCGGTCCATGGGCGCAGGAAATGTAAGTATTTTTCGTTATATCAAGCTTCCGGGAGCCATGGGGCAGTTCTTTTCCAGCCTGAGGATTTCCGCATCCTATGCAGTAGTAGGTGCGGTCATCTCCGAATGGCTGGGGGGATTTGGCGGCCTTGGCGTCTATATGACCCGGGTGAAAAAGGCCTTTGCCTTTGATAAAATGTTCGCAGTGATTATTCTCATATCAGTCATCAGCCTTCTTCTCATGAAGGGGGTTGACTACCTCTCGAAAAAATGTATGCCATGGGAAGAAATCTAA
- a CDS encoding ABC transporter substrate-binding protein: protein MKKIIRKAGKAVLLAAALTASLSACKKQETQTGNTEAENLKKVTFVLDWTPNTNHTGLYIAQEKGYFKDAGLSVDIVQPPEDGAAVLVASGKAEFGMAFQDTMAPALVGDNALPITAVAAVIQHNTSGIISRKGEGMDTPKGLEGKKYATWDNPVEKAMIKDVVEADGGDFSKIEMIPSTVTDEVSALKTKSVDAIWIFYGWAGVKMEEEKLDTDYFQFADLNPVFDYYTPVMIAGNDFLKNDPETARAFLGAVSKGYEDAAKNPEEAAEILCKAAPELDKGLVLASQKYLADKYQAGVDVWGYMDPKRWNGFYNWLNDNGLSNPAIPENTGFSNDYLPQ from the coding sequence ATGAAAAAAATCATAAGAAAAGCAGGGAAAGCAGTTTTACTTGCAGCGGCACTTACTGCATCCTTAAGTGCCTGTAAGAAGCAGGAAACGCAGACAGGTAATACAGAAGCAGAGAATTTAAAGAAAGTAACATTTGTTCTTGATTGGACGCCTAACACCAATCATACAGGCCTTTATATTGCACAGGAAAAAGGATATTTTAAAGATGCCGGACTTTCTGTTGATATTGTACAGCCACCGGAAGATGGGGCAGCCGTTTTAGTCGCCTCAGGAAAAGCGGAATTTGGCATGGCATTTCAGGATACCATGGCCCCGGCACTGGTTGGGGATAATGCCTTACCGATTACAGCTGTGGCAGCTGTGATTCAGCATAATACTTCTGGAATTATCTCCAGAAAAGGGGAAGGCATGGATACTCCCAAAGGACTGGAAGGGAAAAAATATGCTACCTGGGATAATCCAGTGGAAAAAGCCATGATAAAAGATGTGGTGGAAGCGGATGGCGGAGATTTCTCCAAAATAGAGATGATTCCAAGTACAGTGACCGATGAAGTTTCTGCTTTAAAAACAAAGTCAGTGGATGCCATCTGGATTTTCTATGGCTGGGCAGGCGTTAAGATGGAAGAAGAAAAACTGGATACCGATTATTTTCAATTTGCAGATTTAAATCCGGTGTTTGATTATTATACACCTGTTATGATAGCCGGTAATGATTTCTTAAAGAATGATCCGGAAACGGCAAGAGCGTTTCTTGGTGCCGTTAGCAAAGGGTATGAAGACGCAGCAAAGAACCCGGAGGAAGCAGCAGAAATATTATGTAAGGCAGCTCCAGAGCTTGATAAAGGCCTTGTCCTGGCAAGCCAGAAATACCTTGCTGATAAATATCAGGCTGGAGTGGATGTATGGGGATATATGGACCCCAAGCGTTGGAACGGATTTTACAACTGGCTTAACGACAATGGACTTTCTAATCCTGCAATACCGGAAAACACTGGCTTTTCCAACGACTACCTGCCACAGTAA
- a CDS encoding ABC transporter ATP-binding protein, whose translation MVHLKAEGIKKSFEGRTILEGVSLELKEGELVSLLGASGGGKTTLFQILAGLSLPEEGHVFIDEREVTGKPGNVSYMLQKDLLLPYRTVVDNVALPLLLSGMRKKEAREKAAGYFELFGLEGTEKKYPSQLSGGMRQRAALLRTYLFKRPIALLDEPFSALDMLTKHAMHEWYLKVMEEIKLSTLFITHDIDEAILLSDRICLLTGSPGKITREILIKEPKPRSVEFHLSEEFLEYKREITKHLLDGKIR comes from the coding sequence ATGGTACATTTAAAGGCGGAAGGCATAAAAAAGTCTTTTGAAGGAAGAACGATTTTAGAAGGTGTATCTCTGGAACTTAAGGAAGGGGAGCTGGTTTCCCTTCTTGGAGCAAGCGGAGGAGGAAAAACCACCCTGTTTCAGATTCTCGCAGGACTCAGCCTGCCGGAGGAGGGCCACGTTTTTATTGATGAAAGAGAGGTTACAGGGAAACCAGGTAACGTCAGCTACATGCTTCAAAAGGACCTGCTCCTTCCATATCGAACGGTGGTTGATAACGTGGCTCTTCCCCTATTGCTTTCCGGAATGAGAAAAAAGGAGGCCAGAGAAAAAGCAGCCGGATACTTTGAGCTGTTTGGCTTAGAAGGAACCGAAAAAAAATATCCCTCCCAGCTCTCCGGCGGTATGCGGCAAAGAGCAGCTCTTTTAAGGACATATTTATTTAAAAGGCCCATTGCCCTTTTGGATGAACCATTCTCAGCCCTTGATATGCTTACCAAGCACGCCATGCATGAATGGTACTTAAAGGTGATGGAGGAGATTAAGCTATCCACTCTTTTTATCACCCACGATATTGACGAAGCCATTCTTTTATCGGATCGTATCTGCCTTTTGACCGGGTCTCCCGGAAAGATAACCAGAGAGATTCTGATCAAAGAGCCAAAGCCCAGAAGCGTAGAGTTTCACTTGTCTGAAGAATTCCTGGAATACAAAAGAGAGATCACAAAGCATTTACTAGATGGAAAAATTAGGTAA